The following proteins come from a genomic window of Venturia canescens isolate UGA chromosome 4, ASM1945775v1, whole genome shotgun sequence:
- the fsd gene encoding transmembrane protein 183 produces MPGSGKKRGRKMAPKKMAKNKNSDVTINDFANASSGLHGRLTKALTFRTDVADCEGPHHTKDEILNVEEVSKVKDTKPRRKSKSKDLSEEDQGTDYPLDLWFLISEYIEPEAVGKFASICKSSYHVVRTAKFWFHIYKRYYRHDAILPARLRPDCMVRVEGLRACVIRALHLMYFSSGEKVGSRLISQQDEPHSLVNRKCCLMWHKKGKTRWYFYFKLKEVKKNRYTASRGESNWDDEKSDSSNVSENVSANTEDGCRILRVSCLKYGMVPLVMGLTLQTVKVTLSPGFDHHRIQLNFGTSYIPKTPTQVILLTSVVDLKVLDWWHPCYPHQDVVSSTILEETTESWDFVPSDYLTV; encoded by the exons ATGCCTGGATCGGGCAAAAAGCGAGGGAGGAAGATGGCCCCGAAGAAGATggccaaaaataaaaattctgatg TCACCATTAACGATTTCGCCAATGCTTCATCGGGACTTCACGGCAGATTGACAAAAGCCTTGACCTTCAGAACGGACGTAGCAGATTGCGAAG GTCCACATCATACGAAAGACGAAATATTAAATGttgaagaagtttcaaaagtcAAAGATACAAAACCGAGAAGAAAATCTAAGTCAAAAGATTTATCTGAAGAAGATCAAG GTACTGATTATCCGCTTGATTTGTGGTTTCTGATATCAGAGTACATAGAGCCTGAAGCTGTTGGTAAATTTGCCAGCATTTGCAAAAGTTCTTACCATGTGGTGAGAACagcaaaattttggttccACATTTACAAAAG ATATTATAGGCACGATGCTATTTTACCAGCTCGACTGCGTCCTGATTGTATGGTCCGGGTTGAAGGTTTACGTGCATGTGTTATCAGAGCACTACATCtgatgtatttttcttcaggtGAAAAAGTTGGCTCCAGACTTATTTCACAGCAAGATGAACCCCATTCGCTTGTCAATAGAAAATGCTGTCTCATGTGGCACAAA AAAGGAAAAACGCGctggtatttttattttaaactgaaagaggtaaaaaaaaatcgttatacCGCGAGTCGAGGGGAAAGTAATTGGGATGATGAAAAATCAGATTCTTCTAATGTCTCTGAAAATGTGTCGGCCAACACAGAAGACGGCTGTCGAATTTTACgg GTATCCTGTTTAAAATATGGTATGGTTCCATTGGTAATGGGACTGACTCTACAAACAGTAAAAGTGACATTATCTCCCGGTTTCGATCACCATcgaattcaattgaattttggtACGAGTTACATTCCCAAAACTCCAACCCAGGTTATCTTGCTAACTAGCGTTGTCGATCTCAAAGTTTTGGACTGGTGGCATCCGTGTTATCCTCATCAGGATGTTGTATCCTCAACCATTCTTGAAGAAACTACCGAGTCATGGGACTTTGTTCCCTCAGATTATCTCACTGTTTAA